TCTTTAATATAGGAGTTATTCTATTTTCTAAGCGTAAAAAATTCTTAGGCATTAAATATCACATCAATCCAGATAAATTAAAAGCGTTAGCACCAGAGCTAGAACTAGATGTCTTAAACAACTATTTAAACGCTTGGAAATTGATTTGCGAAGGAAAAGCATCTGGTGGTAAAATTGGTGCTTTTGAAGTTTCGGATCGTTTTAGATGGTTGGCAGCTTGTAGAAGCACTATTATACAGAGTTCTAAAACACATCCGGGTTTGTGTAACGAGCCAGAAAAGGAATTAAAAGATATTTTTGAAAAGTATGTGTTATAAATTTTAATAAAAAGTAAATGGATTTATTACAAAAAATATTAGAATTCGAGCTATTTAATGTTGCTAATTATAGCTTAAAGGTAAGTACCTTATTTATGGTACTGCTTATTTTTATCATCACTAAAGTTATTTTATGGTTGCTTAAAAAATCTTTATTTAGAAATAAAGGTGTTAACGAATTTAATGAAGGAAACATTTATTCCTTATTTCAGATTATAAAATACGTAGTTTGGGTAGTTGCTTTTGGATTTATATTAGAAGCATTTGGAATTAAATTAACCATATTAATTGCTGGTTCTGCAGCATTATTAGTAGGTGTTGGTTTGGGATTGCAACAAACTTTTAACGATATTATTTCGGGTATTATTTTACTTTCTGAAAGATCTATTAGAATTTCTGATGTTTTAGAAATAGATGGCGATATAGTAAAAATACAAGAAATTGGCCTACGTACTTCTAAAGGACTAAATACGGATGATATTTCTATTATCATTCCTAATTCTTTAATTACCACTAATAAAGTAATTAACTGGAGCCATCAAACACATTTAAATCGTTTTAGAATAGATATTGGTGTTTCTTATGATAGCGATGTTGAGTTTGTGATTAAAATTCTTGAAGAAAGTGCCAAAGAACATCCAGAAGTAGATCATCAAAAAATCATAGAAGCACGATTGGTTAGCTTTGGAGATTCTTCCTTAAATTTTCAGGTGTTATTTTATAGCAGTACTATTTTTGGTTCTGATAGAATGAAAAGTGATATCCGCAGGGTAATGCGTCGTAAATTTATAGAAAACAATATTTCCATTCCTTTTCCACAAGTGGATGTTCATATGAAATCGAACTAACAAAAAACCTAACTAACTAAAAACCAACAACTTTATACATAGTGTAATTATTTATAATAAAATCTGGTACTAAAACAAGACCAATTTAAGTTAAAAACAATTTTCTAAAAGCCATATTTTTTAAAAAAAAGTAACTTTTACGTTAAACCTTTATCGTAAATTTATGTCTATATTATAGAGATTTAAATTACATATCGTCATGGCAAAAAGAAAGACTCCTTTCTCATTTCAAATTAGAATTATTCACAGATATTTAGGCTTTTTTTTAGCCGGAATTATGTTTGTGTACGCGTTAAGTGGAATTTTAATGGTTTTTAGAGATACCGATTTTCTAAAGACAGAAGTTATCACTGAAAAAAAATTAGCACCAAATCTAGCTCCTAGAGACCTGGCGCCTATATTTAAAAA
The nucleotide sequence above comes from Polaribacter butkevichii. Encoded proteins:
- a CDS encoding mechanosensitive ion channel family protein — protein: MDLLQKILEFELFNVANYSLKVSTLFMVLLIFIITKVILWLLKKSLFRNKGVNEFNEGNIYSLFQIIKYVVWVVAFGFILEAFGIKLTILIAGSAALLVGVGLGLQQTFNDIISGIILLSERSIRISDVLEIDGDIVKIQEIGLRTSKGLNTDDISIIIPNSLITTNKVINWSHQTHLNRFRIDIGVSYDSDVEFVIKILEESAKEHPEVDHQKIIEARLVSFGDSSLNFQVLFYSSTIFGSDRMKSDIRRVMRRKFIENNISIPFPQVDVHMKSN
- a CDS encoding DUF3037 domain-containing protein, translated to MQDKVTFEYAIIRLVPKVEREEFFNIGVILFSKRKKFLGIKYHINPDKLKALAPELELDVLNNYLNAWKLICEGKASGGKIGAFEVSDRFRWLAACRSTIIQSSKTHPGLCNEPEKELKDIFEKYVL